A single genomic interval of Verrucomicrobiota bacterium harbors:
- a CDS encoding tetratricopeptide repeat protein: protein MRPVPFLLLLCTLFSQGITICWPKEAQGWGSVWEQRMTIGQAALDDAYKLAAQGKVNEALEMIDRIIANYPKNWRAHFLRAAVLVLAQRRDDALREMDESIRLAQHSNVSPALLSELYQSKGRSCIDYGRYRDAKRALETAVHLQPNDPTTLNDLAWMFATAQNQQVRDGRRAVNLATKACRLSGWTNAFSIDTLAAAYAESGRFDQAVRYEQLAIQNLRPEDQKTQLAGMQNRLRLYASGQPYRGQ, encoded by the coding sequence ATGAGGCCAGTACCGTTTCTTTTGCTGTTATGCACGCTCTTTTCGCAAGGAATCACGATTTGCTGGCCAAAAGAGGCACAGGGCTGGGGCAGCGTTTGGGAACAGCGCATGACCATCGGCCAGGCTGCCCTGGACGACGCTTACAAACTGGCTGCTCAAGGCAAAGTCAATGAGGCGCTCGAAATGATCGACCGCATCATCGCCAATTATCCTAAAAACTGGCGCGCGCACTTTTTAAGGGCAGCCGTGCTGGTGCTGGCGCAACGACGCGACGACGCACTGCGTGAGATGGACGAAAGCATCCGGCTGGCCCAGCACAGCAACGTGTCCCCGGCGCTATTGTCCGAACTTTACCAGAGCAAAGGCCGCAGTTGCATTGACTACGGGCGTTACCGGGATGCCAAGCGCGCCCTGGAGACGGCAGTCCATTTGCAGCCCAACGATCCCACCACTCTCAATGACTTGGCGTGGATGTTTGCGACGGCCCAAAATCAACAGGTCCGCGACGGCCGTCGCGCGGTGAACCTCGCCACCAAAGCCTGCCGGCTGAGCGGATGGACGAATGCTTTTTCCATCGACACGCTGGCAGCTGCCTACGCGGAGAGCGGCCGCTTCGACCAGGCGGTTCGCTACGAACAACTCGCCATCCAGAACTTGCGCCCGGAAGATCAGAAAACGCAGCTCGCCGGGATGCAGAACCGTTTGCGGCTCTACGCGTCCGGCCAGCCGTATCGAGGCCAGTAA
- a CDS encoding O-antigen ligase family protein, producing MSEPVSTRTSRGSFAGLGLGAGVLVVGVFAAIAWIQLRIGGTRPIFAFPGYLVLAGTGLVSLGLRRGPARANGLCLVATVAFGGYLLARTLTSPLEYLARTDLFLILAALVVYSLAALFCTAPRQRLLFLSGSLLLALGHVGVGLVQFIKDHRFLPFGYERVDDYGTRASGFYVNPNHLAGLLECVATMAIAVAVLGRINAWVRILLLYGAAVSLAGLLISGSRGGYLSIGVSGLALGCFVAYHLLRQAPKGGWVMLGAGALLLLSATIATAWFTGHSALLTQRFGAIADSGDVRLELWQAAVREFQLQPWTGTGAGTYYIYGRKFRDPSTQTDPVYVHNDYLQLLAEFGVAGAVLFAFFLCVHLWAAISFLGEMETNLTARKRTFSLSLALVAGAIFAIVALAVHSIFDFNLQIPGNTLVVAFLFGILANPGVAFARGAGQTQGWLYPATRFLPVLASLPLLILLPGRLPAAAEAEQARQALRKEQYPLAILHAKKGLDTEPTDPDLWYYLAESRRQLSSDFDGQAQAALLDAATQAFESGLKLFPMDDRLLVKAALAYAQRGDFRRSDQLFQTAFEWSPYLAQTYAYYGLRFQLEHRWPEAIAAYRRSKELQPNALAVAGLNESRAIQTQPVPARNP from the coding sequence GTGAGTGAACCCGTTTCAACCCGGACAAGCCGCGGATCGTTTGCCGGGCTCGGACTCGGCGCCGGTGTTCTGGTCGTGGGCGTTTTCGCGGCAATTGCCTGGATCCAGCTGCGCATCGGTGGCACCCGGCCGATTTTTGCATTTCCAGGTTACCTGGTGCTGGCCGGCACCGGGCTGGTCAGCCTGGGGTTGAGGCGTGGGCCAGCCCGGGCCAACGGCCTTTGCCTGGTGGCAACCGTGGCCTTCGGCGGTTACCTGCTGGCCAGAACCCTGACCTCACCCCTGGAATACCTTGCCCGGACCGATCTCTTCCTGATTCTCGCGGCGCTGGTGGTTTACTCGCTGGCGGCGCTGTTTTGTACGGCACCCCGGCAGCGGCTCCTCTTTCTGAGTGGATCGTTGCTTCTGGCGCTGGGGCACGTCGGGGTCGGCCTGGTCCAGTTCATCAAGGACCACCGTTTTCTGCCGTTCGGTTATGAGCGCGTCGACGACTACGGCACGAGGGCAAGCGGGTTCTACGTGAACCCGAATCACCTGGCGGGGTTGCTGGAATGCGTGGCGACGATGGCCATCGCGGTAGCCGTACTTGGCCGGATCAACGCCTGGGTGCGGATCCTTCTGCTGTACGGTGCCGCGGTATCCCTGGCAGGCCTGTTGATCTCCGGAAGCCGCGGCGGTTACCTGAGCATCGGGGTGAGCGGCCTGGCCCTCGGCTGCTTCGTCGCCTATCACTTGCTCCGGCAAGCTCCGAAAGGGGGGTGGGTGATGCTGGGAGCAGGAGCACTGCTCCTGTTGAGTGCGACCATCGCCACCGCGTGGTTTACCGGCCACAGCGCCCTCCTGACGCAGCGTTTCGGCGCCATCGCCGATTCCGGTGACGTCCGGCTCGAATTATGGCAAGCCGCCGTGCGAGAGTTTCAGCTCCAGCCCTGGACCGGCACCGGTGCCGGCACTTACTATATCTACGGCCGGAAGTTTCGGGATCCGTCGACTCAGACCGACCCGGTGTACGTGCATAACGACTATCTGCAGCTCCTGGCCGAATTCGGCGTGGCCGGGGCCGTGCTCTTCGCCTTTTTTCTTTGCGTCCATCTCTGGGCCGCAATTTCTTTCCTCGGCGAAATGGAAACGAACCTGACCGCGCGCAAGCGGACCTTCTCACTGTCGCTGGCGCTGGTGGCTGGAGCCATTTTCGCCATCGTCGCACTGGCGGTGCACTCCATCTTCGATTTCAACCTGCAGATTCCCGGCAATACGCTCGTCGTCGCCTTCCTGTTTGGGATTCTGGCTAACCCCGGCGTTGCGTTCGCGCGGGGAGCCGGCCAAACCCAGGGCTGGTTATATCCTGCGACCAGGTTCCTGCCCGTCCTCGCAAGCCTGCCGCTGCTTATCCTGTTGCCGGGCCGTTTGCCGGCCGCGGCTGAAGCCGAACAAGCGCGCCAAGCCCTCCGCAAGGAGCAGTACCCCCTGGCTATCCTGCACGCCAAGAAGGGCCTGGACACCGAACCCACCGATCCGGACCTTTGGTATTACCTGGCCGAATCGCGTCGCCAGCTAAGCAGTGATTTTGATGGGCAAGCCCAGGCCGCCCTGCTCGACGCGGCCACCCAGGCATTCGAGTCCGGCCTGAAACTTTTTCCCATGGATGACCGCTTGCTGGTCAAAGCCGCCCTGGCCTACGCGCAACGAGGCGACTTCCGGCGTTCAGACCAGCTGTTTCAAACCGCGTTCGAGTGGAGCCCTTACCTGGCCCAGACCTATGCGTATTACGGGCTGCGCTTCCAACTCGAGCACCGGTGGCCGGAGGCCATTGCCGCCTACCGGCGCTCCAAGGAGTTACAACCCAACGCACTCGCCGTCGCCGGCCTGAACGAAAGCCGCGCGATACAAACGCAACCGGTTCCGGCAAGAAATCCGTAA
- the sppA gene encoding signal peptide peptidase SppA: protein MKSFFGSFFGAFFAILIFLASVVGLLFLGLGALQKAGQKAAELPENSWLVLDLSIPITDAPARFDASQVVAGLEGGGEQRVTLREILGGIEHAATDNRIAGIFLTGTIVPVRYASGYGTLREIRLALQRFKESKKPVYAFAYYPTTRAYYLDSVADRIFMDPDSTLVMSGLASQRVYFPGLLKKFGVGVQVTRVGKYKSFVEPFILDKASPEDREQTQKLLDDLWGEITSAIEQSRGLPQGAVQQIVSQLGLIDADAALQRRLVTDLTPLSRVIDQLRQQYGTSKNKKAGTFRQVTVSDYVESFERAGRPDDGSATIAVVYAEGDIVDGEGNPDNVGGDRYARAIRRFRLDPNVKGIVLRVNSPGGSVSGSGVIRHELEQAAGVKPVAISFGSVAASGGYYISTVGARIFAEPSTITGSIGVFGLFLNFQKLASDNGVSFDTVQTAPYASILSPMQPKTDAELAILQKAVDKDYQEFLQIVANSRKLPVDQVNEIAQGRVWAGLEAVRLHLVDELGGLTEAVSYLGNQTRLGVRPVVTEFPARQDLSTKVQEWLSGNERPIVSRLDPFHRELVRFSREFSRLESLNDPQGAYALMPFGLEIE, encoded by the coding sequence ATGAAATCGTTCTTCGGTTCGTTCTTTGGCGCCTTCTTCGCGATTCTCATCTTCCTGGCGAGCGTTGTGGGGTTGCTGTTCCTCGGGCTCGGCGCCCTTCAAAAGGCCGGTCAGAAGGCGGCGGAATTGCCTGAGAACTCGTGGCTTGTATTAGACCTTTCCATTCCCATCACGGACGCGCCGGCCCGTTTTGACGCATCGCAGGTCGTTGCGGGGCTGGAAGGTGGAGGCGAACAGAGGGTCACCCTGCGCGAGATCCTGGGGGGTATTGAACATGCGGCAACCGATAACCGGATCGCCGGCATTTTCCTGACGGGCACGATCGTGCCGGTACGGTACGCCTCCGGCTACGGTACCCTTCGTGAGATCCGCCTGGCCTTACAGCGCTTTAAAGAATCGAAGAAGCCGGTTTACGCCTTTGCTTATTACCCGACGACGAGGGCTTACTACCTTGACTCCGTTGCGGACAGGATCTTTATGGACCCGGACAGCACCCTCGTCATGAGCGGATTGGCGAGCCAGCGGGTTTATTTCCCGGGTTTGCTTAAGAAGTTCGGCGTCGGGGTCCAGGTGACCCGGGTGGGCAAATACAAGTCGTTCGTCGAGCCGTTCATTCTCGATAAGGCGAGCCCGGAGGATCGCGAACAAACCCAGAAGCTGCTCGATGATCTCTGGGGTGAGATCACGTCCGCCATCGAACAATCGCGCGGTTTGCCGCAAGGCGCCGTCCAGCAAATTGTTTCCCAGCTGGGCTTGATTGATGCCGATGCGGCCCTTCAGCGCCGGCTGGTGACGGACCTTACGCCCCTGAGCAGGGTGATCGATCAGCTCCGGCAGCAGTACGGTACCAGCAAAAATAAGAAGGCCGGCACGTTTCGCCAGGTTACCGTCAGCGATTACGTTGAGTCGTTTGAAAGGGCTGGCCGGCCCGACGATGGCAGCGCCACGATTGCCGTGGTTTACGCCGAGGGAGATATTGTGGATGGCGAAGGTAACCCGGACAACGTCGGGGGTGACCGTTATGCCCGCGCCATTCGCAGGTTCCGGCTCGATCCGAACGTGAAGGGCATTGTGCTGCGGGTGAACAGCCCGGGAGGCAGCGTTTCCGGGTCAGGCGTGATCCGTCACGAACTGGAACAGGCCGCCGGGGTGAAACCGGTCGCGATCTCGTTCGGATCCGTGGCCGCTTCCGGCGGTTACTATATTTCTACCGTTGGCGCCCGCATTTTCGCCGAGCCGAGTACCATCACCGGCAGCATCGGCGTGTTCGGGTTGTTCCTGAATTTCCAAAAGCTTGCAAGCGATAACGGCGTTTCGTTCGACACGGTACAAACCGCGCCGTACGCTTCAATCCTGTCGCCGATGCAGCCCAAGACCGATGCGGAACTCGCGATTCTGCAAAAGGCGGTCGACAAGGATTACCAGGAATTCCTGCAGATCGTCGCAAACAGCCGAAAATTGCCTGTGGACCAGGTAAACGAGATCGCGCAGGGCCGGGTCTGGGCCGGTTTGGAGGCGGTTCGTCTGCACCTGGTGGACGAGCTCGGAGGTCTGACGGAGGCGGTAAGCTACTTGGGGAACCAAACCCGGTTGGGAGTTCGTCCGGTGGTAACCGAATTTCCGGCCCGGCAGGATCTGAGCACCAAAGTTCAGGAGTGGTTAAGCGGGAACGAGCGCCCGATAGTGTCCAGGTTGGATCCCTTTCACCGGGAACTGGTGCGTTTCAGCAGGGAATTCTCGCGGTTGGAAAGTCTGAATGACCCGCAGGGCGCTTATGCCTTGATGCCGTTCGGGCTGGAAATCGAATGA